From a single Mycolicibacterium moriokaense genomic region:
- a CDS encoding IS256 family transposase: protein MDAGQLQLTGEGGFLPEMVKAVLERGLAAELTDHLGYEKGDPVGRELPNARNGFTPKTVASEVGDVGLAIPRDRDGSFTPTLVPKGARRLGGLDDMIISLYAGGMTIRDIQHHLATTIGTELSHETVSKITDAVLEEVIQWQKRPLEELYPIVYLDALVIKIRDGHQVKNRAAHIAVGVDLDGIRHVLGIWVTANEGAKFWAGVCAELANRGVKDILIVCTDGLNGFAEAVEATWPQATVQTCVVHLIRNSMRFVSYGKRKEIAAALKTIYTAPTADAAAEAFEEFANSALGQSNPTTVIAWRNAWERFIPFLAFPPDLRRIIYTTNAIESLNYQLRKIIKNRGHFPSDQAAVKLLWLAICNIEDKRARERQKFYDDPLKTGDRSRTKRLVEGARTNGWKQALGALALTYPERINPYL, encoded by the coding sequence ATCGATGCCGGTCAGTTGCAGTTGACCGGTGAGGGCGGGTTTCTGCCCGAGATGGTCAAAGCCGTTCTGGAGCGCGGGTTGGCCGCTGAGCTCACTGACCACCTGGGTTATGAGAAGGGTGATCCGGTCGGGCGTGAACTACCCAATGCTCGTAACGGGTTCACACCTAAGACCGTGGCCAGCGAGGTCGGTGACGTCGGGTTAGCGATCCCGCGCGATCGCGACGGGAGCTTCACTCCGACGCTGGTCCCTAAGGGTGCACGGCGCCTGGGCGGTCTGGACGACATGATCATCTCGCTTTACGCCGGCGGGATGACGATCCGCGATATTCAGCATCATCTGGCCACCACGATCGGCACCGAGCTTTCCCACGAGACGGTCTCCAAGATCACCGATGCAGTGCTCGAGGAGGTCATTCAGTGGCAGAAACGGCCGCTGGAGGAGCTCTATCCGATCGTCTATCTCGACGCGCTGGTGATTAAGATCCGTGACGGTCACCAGGTCAAGAACCGCGCCGCCCACATCGCCGTGGGTGTCGATCTCGATGGCATCCGCCACGTGCTGGGGATCTGGGTGACGGCCAACGAAGGCGCGAAGTTCTGGGCCGGGGTCTGTGCCGAGCTGGCCAATCGTGGGGTCAAGGACATCCTGATCGTGTGCACCGACGGGTTGAATGGGTTCGCCGAGGCTGTCGAGGCGACGTGGCCGCAGGCCACTGTGCAGACCTGCGTGGTGCATCTGATCCGCAATTCCATGCGGTTTGTCTCCTACGGAAAGCGCAAGGAGATCGCGGCGGCACTGAAGACCATCTACACCGCTCCCACCGCCGACGCGGCAGCCGAGGCGTTCGAGGAGTTCGCTAATTCGGCTCTGGGACAGTCGAATCCGACGACAGTGATCGCCTGGCGTAATGCCTGGGAGCGGTTCATCCCGTTCTTGGCGTTCCCGCCAGATCTGCGGCGAATCATCTACACCACCAACGCGATCGAATCGCTGAACTACCAGTTACGCAAGATCATCAAGAACCGCGGACACTTTCCCAGTGATCAGGCCGCGGTCAAGCTGCTGTGGCTGGCGATCTGCAACATCGAGGACAAACGCGCTCGAGAACGCCAGAAGTTCTACGACGACCCACTCAAGACCGGAGACCGCTCACGCACCAAGCGCCTCGTCGAGGGAGCACGCACCAACGGCTGGAAACAAGCACTAGGCGCACTGGCCCTGACCTACCCCGAACGAATCAACCCCTACCTGTAA